The genomic window aaaatagtccccctatatatatatatatatatatatatatatatatatatatatatatatatattattgtgtacaaatattttttagtataatGTACTAGTAAAAATAAGAATTCAGATATAAGATCTTTTCTTTGTGCATAAACTGTTGATTGATAGAGATATAACATTACCAGTTTTCTCTCTTCCATTTCTGGCTCTGCAGCCCATGATAAAAATGTGACAACATCTTTCCCCATCTGTGCCAACGTTAAGATGAGAATATCAGTTTTTCCATACCTTCAGTATGAaatttgcaaaataaaatacattgaAAGCACAGGATGTTACTTGTGCTTCTGTGGCAGGGGTACCATCTTCATACTCAACAGCACCATCGATGAGCATTTTGGGCATAGCTATTGCCCCACCAGGGAAATAAGGATTATAGTGCAGCCCGTCTCGAATCTACAGAAAGAGTTCAATGACATCAGGATGGAACATTCATTAAAAGAATGCAGAAAGAGCAATCAAATGATGACAAAACCCAAGTCAAGATGATTATCggttagaaataaaataattcctcGCCCTTTTGCAAAGTTAGAAGTTAATGTTGCTTACCATAAGAAGCTACAAGAGTATTTTACATTCAATAGCATGCAATAACATTTGTATGTTGCTCTCTGTTGTAGCAATAGAATAGATATTGATTAACATCTAATGCAAAAATCTTACAAGTGATCTTGTATGGCATTTGGTGTGTTTGCTTCTCAGCTATAGTGCAGTTTCaggattaaaaaatcaaatatattttctttttccttttccttcattGCTATCTCCTGAACTACAGGACCAACCAGGCGTGGTTTTAAGTGTTTCAGTGCCATCCAGAAACTAACAGATGACAGCTGATATGAAGAGAGCCATTTTCTTAACTCCACTGTTTAAGTTCTTCAGTGACTCGAGATTTTCAAGAGACCAAAgaaaccaaaaggaaaaaaaaaaaattttaaaaaaattgttccaAAGGGCTGTCTGTAGTTTCTTCTATCAGAATGAATGACATGGGTATACGACTTTCAAATCCATGGCAATATCCATGAACCTGGACATCATCACATAACTGAAAATATGGCAGATAAACTCAGATTTCAGTACCTAGGTATGTTctattacatgtttatatataaTCTGAGATAAAGAACTTACTGAAACACCAGCTGGAGGATCACGGTAACCAGTTAAAAGAGCAAATACATAATTCTGACCATTGTGGCGGGCCTGAGAGGACAAAGAGTCAGTTATTGTAGGGGTGGACAGCCATTCACTTCTATCAAGGGATCTATAACAAAATTAATACCTTGGTGATGAGACTTAGATCTGGAGGATATGCTCCTCCATTAGCAAATCTAGCTGCTTGTTCATTTGCATAAGGCTGAGGAAAACGATCACTTAGCTTTCCAGGGCGAGTAAACATCTCACCTTCATCATTAGGCCCATCATCCACTTCAATCTCAGCTGCCATAGCCTTCGTCTCTTCTTCAGTGTATGCCACACCCACAAGATCACGAAATGAAATTAAAGACATTGAATGGCAAGAAGCACAAACTTGCTGGTAAACCTGGTGACCCCGCCGAATCCTGTTCTTGTAAAATCAGCATAAATGTATCAAGTAAAACTGAGAGAATGGGAAAAATTAAGATGGAATTTTTGCATAAATGTGTTCCTCCATAGAGGAACCTGAGCTTAACCACTGAGATCAGGAAATCGGAAGGTTTAGACATTTCCTAGTGACTACTGGGAAAACCAGAAAATCTGGTCAACTGCATCTAGCTTGCACCTGACTCAATGCAATAAGTTCTCCTAAGTCTGAATGTATTATCAGAACCATAGTTCAATTTGTTCACTCCTCAAGACTGAAAAAACTGTATTGGATATATTTTTCCAGAACAAAGTTGATAGGGCAGAGCTGGAAAGCCCAAGGGAAGGCCTTTGAACCGAtgtttagtttctcaaagtccTATCAAGACACTTTTCTATAGATTGCGTAATAGATAACATAAGATGTAATCTGCTTACGAAGCATGGTCATATGAACTGAGAATGCCGCTGTGAGGCCATGGATAGTTTGGACATGCCAGGCCATGTTCAGCCTCATCTGAAGAAGCTATTGTTGCAAAGCTCAAAAGGCCTGAAACACCTGCCCCAAGTAGTGCAAGCACTCTTAGGGATTTAATGCCAGCAACTCCAGGTCCATTTTGGTCCTGCTTCAGAATAAGTAATGGTGGGGCTGGAAGAGCCTACAAATGATGCTACAGCcctgttaaataaaaaaagaaagaaggaaaaaaagaggaagaaagatATATCCAAGAGTAACAAGATTTATAAAATTGTCATATATCAACTGAAATGAAGATCACCATTAGGAACAAAACCAGGACCAGTTCAACCTAACTAGACCTCGTGCTGGGATGGTTTGGCAAATTTTATTATCCTGACAATGGTTTAACGGCTCATTTAAAGGCAGCAGACGGTCAACCAACTCATGACAGAACCAAGCCAAAACACTAAActtattattttccaatgaCTAATTGGGAACCCATACATTGTTCAACCACTTCTTCCATCCAAAATATCAAAGCCCTGGCAAGTCCAAGCTATGGCTGGTCAAACACACACCAACCAATTGACATGGATGGTCACCCACACAACAAATGATTGACACACCTAGTCAACCACACACTTGGTGGACCTAATGAACTAAGGTGTCATCTATGTTtacaataaataatttaatatgattcTACAAATGGAAAATGTATGATAAAACATGGACATGCAACCAACCCAAGTCTGTCAGAACTCAGAAGCATGAAAATATCTCCAAAATTCCATCATTCTAAATCCAAATCCTCAAGAATGATCCAATAAACTTGTGTCCATCAAATGTGCAGATCTATCTCCCCCATGATGCTTCCAGGAAGATAACACACTCTTCCATGATCAACACTCTAGTCCTATCAATGTCAACATTTTATCACCCTGTACCTTATGAGGACTATTTTCTCATCTAGAGTCTAGACACCCAGTTAAATCACATTTTCTTATCAAATGTTTAATTCTTAGCTCTTTTTGTTAATTAAACATAAAGATAATGATCAAGCTATGCAATGCTATCAATAGATATCTGTTGACACCTTGTTGCCTTTCAAAAAGAAGgaagatatatatatgtgtatatatatatagtcctTTGTCAGATAAGCATGTTTTAAACTTCCCTATTTTTGCCCTTTGAATGGCTACAGTCATTAATAGTTATCTTAACCCAAAATATACCATGAACATGTGCATAAATCCCTTTGTTTTTCAGtctatatttctatttctttttcattttgccCCAATTTAAATCCACCAACCattccttttcccccttttgTTCAGGATGAACTTGTTATCCTAACATAAAGCCTGCAGAGAGCTCAGGTATCAGTTGATTCCTGAATGTATtatgattaattataaatatcacTAATGTCATTATGGAGCAGAGGTTTTCAAAATGTCCAGCCTTGAGGGCATTACTGTGTTTTTTAATGCTAGTTCCTGCTTAGCATTTTAATATACAGTGTCACCAAGGAATTGATATCAATATCTAATTATCTTCTCCACTTTGAGGATGACTTACAaattattatacttttaaaGGCTCCTGGCTGGGCAATGGATAAACGAATTTGGGGATCCTTAAATTAcacaccttttttttaataggtaccTCAAATTACACACATTTCTCATCCTTTTCCTCTCTTATCACTGATTTCTTCTATCCTTTATCCTTTACAATTAGATGAATCAGGTACACTAATGAGTTGGTTCCCGCAAAGCAAACGTCATTCTTTAATATTTCTGAGGGAGCTAACTTTTAGGATGCAGCTTTTTCATCAACCTTAATTATGAAAAGGAGTAAAGAGTCAATCGGTGCACATTACAAACCCAATAATATCTATATTATCCTATTAAGGGAGCCAGGTAGAGGAAACAATGTCTTGAATAATTGAGAAGGCCTTTCATTCTCCAAGGGTAACCAATAAcaaaacatcaatttttttatttttattttatcagaaataacaaaatatcaaaattatcacTTTAGTTTGCACTTTGTCCATTGATCGCTTTCAAACATACTCTAAGGCTCCATTTGATTCTTGGAAAGTTCGaagaaaaattatgagaaagaaagtaaagaggaaaaatggaaggaaaggaaaagctaaggaaaattaaaaaaagcaagaaagttttaaagttgataaattatttttgcatgcttctccaaatccatttctcttattttcccttctgtataaaaaataaagaatttgagaatgcataagtttttaactaattgcTTGTTTggatatatctatattttttcttataaaaatagaaaatggtggTAGATTCTGTATAAGATATAGAAACTCTTATATAACAAGCATGAATTTACTTTTTGtccttaaaaattacttttaaaaacttaaaagttGAGGTAgtaaaaaatttttaatacatcaatttttttaaacagttttCATAAGTTACTGTCTTTTCAAAGTAAGTCTCAAAGAGTTCTTGCATTTTTATATAGGagtttctatcattttctgctTTTAAAACTGGAAAACAAGAAATGCATCCTTACGACACCTAaactttattatatttgattttcactTATAACCTCCATGGTAAACAAAACATGAGATTTTGGATTCCTTcctatttttttctcctttaccTAATACTTTCCATGTTCCGAAGAAAACCTAAAAGAATGGCCTGAACTTACTGTACTCCTATTATCTTGGAatctaaacaaaaattaaactGAGAAAGGGGCTCCTAATCATACTTAAAAATGTCAAAGTGGAACTGCCCAATCACATGATTTTTACCTTTCATCACATGGGATATTTGACGTATCATAGTGAACATAACTATACATACAAGTATACAACATAGACCCCAGCTGCCTTCCAGTTATCCATCCACAGCCTCTGACTTTCCCTTATTTTATCATGTCAGCAAGACAAATGATAACAAAATTTGACTTATTAAACTTGCAAATATTAGcttgttttgttatcaaattcctcaaaaaattgaaatgaaaatttctcACTATTAACTCATCCCATCAAACTGACTTTTGGCCAATTTAAAGTACTAAATTGAAGGAATATGTTATAAGGTATCAATCCGTTTTTCACCCTGATACGACAATGTCAGAAACCAAACACAACTGGAGACAACAAAACTAATAGATAACGTGAACCCTAAAGTGCAAATATCAATTCATAAAGCACCAACTGAGATTCAATCATCAAATCAACAACATAAAGATAGGtagaaaaaagaagattatttACAGCGGAGACCTCAGAATCATATCTGCGGCGACTGAGCCTCGAGAAAAAACGGTTGATTCCTGAAAAACCTGAATTGGGTCCAATTttcagataaaaaaattattgaaaaaaaggcCGAATTAAGAAAGTAATGAAATTAGATttcgaaaaaagaaaaaaacgaaaaaaattAGATGAGTACCATCGCCTCCGATCCTGATCTTCCTCCCAAAACCtgggataaaaagaaaaaaaaaagtttaaaattggaaataaaagatgaaatcGAAGCAACATTCAGAGAGTGAAGAGAGAAAGAACTACTTACCCATGATTCAGATTGAGAGAGAAACGGTGAAGGTGATCAGTGAGCAGAGATTAGAGAGAATTTTTGAGAGAGGAAGCGATGAGGGTTGAGTGGATTAATCAACGCCCTTGAAAATGAGCGGCTCTCGATTCGTCGAGTCACTCGGTGGGGCTGCTCCCACTCCCTGCCGCCATTTTTTAATGGAATTTCATTTATATATGTgccaatatttatttatttaaaatcgtttttaatataaaattatagaatTAATATTAACGTTAAATCCGAAAGCTTCCATGCTGGCAATTCGTAATATTTGATGATGCTAACGTTAATaattaattctatatattttaaaatttatgattttcccTTTCACTTGGAGTTTTAAAGTAAaatcacaataataaattatttagatcaatactaaatatgaaaattttatggaAGGCGTTgattgaaatcatttttaagaataattttttattttttagaataaaaaatatttgataatcaaaatatattttttattttaaaaaaaatagataatattttttttaattattttttactatttttatttattttttaagaattatttaaaaaaataattatataaatatataaaataattaaaaataaaacattaaatataaaaattatttttaaaaataattttaaatttttaaacagacatttattttacaaaaatcataaacaatttttaaaaattattttttagaatgtttttttaaaaataattaccaaaaaaaccactttgttttagaattttaaaaacaattctaaaaaataatatttgaaaatagtttttaaaaattattctccaatattttataaaatgaaagtcaaatttgaaaaaaaaaatgtattttttatatatttttaaatgacttaaaatagtttttatttatagtattttttttaatcattcccaagattttaataattaatttttaaaactaaaaataattcaaacaaatgttttttgaaaacattttattttctacaaatttttttttctgttttttagttgcctaatttatttttctattttttaaaactatttaatagGATCGAGTTTTATTTAAGAAGATGTTTCGAGGTGGAAACAAAAGGGCTACTGAAATCTATATAAAAGGTTAAAACTAGCCACGCCTGACGCCCATACCTGGTGCCCAGGCCCTGCTCACGGGAGGGACCTATTATTTGATCTTAGTAAGTGACATTTGTTTTAGGTTATGCTTGGAGCTCCGCcaataacaatattttattttttgaggaaaaaaaaaaaaccttggacaaaggttatttttaaaatagtttttttttttttataattattctcaatataaggtatttttatattataatttaattattttaaagtatttatactcattttctaatatttgggtttttttgttCAAAAGCAAGAGCATTTTGATAAAAACATAAAGTTACGTCCAATagtgttaattaattaattaggatttaAGCTGATTGGATTAGGTAACTTAAGCCTAGTTTGGATTTAAGCCCACAAAAAgccctatataaactctcttagttgTTTAGGGTTCaaacttttatcatttttcattttctagggAGCCGCCAAAGAGAACCCTAACCACTTTCAAGGAAGAAGAACATCGAGTAGATGAGTAGATGAGTTATACGATGTTTAATATCTTCATTGGCTTGTAATCGATCTACAAACATTCATATTATAGGTATGTGTTCTAACCTCTCTAGatttaatacttattttgatttttgtagtCATAATTTTCTATTGCATTAGATTTAGAGAACCTAAAGATAGATAGCATGTACCCTACAAGATCTAGGACCAAGAAATGGAATAATCTAGAGTTCCTaccaattggtattagagctctATGGTGGGTTCTAACATGTTGGATCCATATAGGATATGCTCACTTTATTTTGCAAGTTGTGATTCTTCATGGGCTAaaggatgaatgaatgaatgaatgaatgaatgaatttgatggtcatatttgtgatttattattatgaatgtGGTTGTGATTGAAATATTCCTTTTctagatgggttgtaagccATAAGGGTAcacactttttattttattataaaaatatttttttt from Vitis vinifera cultivar Pinot Noir 40024 chromosome 9, ASM3070453v1 includes these protein-coding regions:
- the LOC100261810 gene encoding cytochrome c1-2, heme protein, mitochondrial isoform X1, yielding MGFGRKIRIGGDGFSGINRFFSRLSRRRYDSEVSAALPAPPLLILKQDQNGPGVAGIKSLRVLALLGAGVSGLLSFATIASSDEAEHGLACPNYPWPHSGILSSYDHASIRRGHQVYQQVCASCHSMSLISFRDLVGVAYTEEETKAMAAEIEVDDGPNDEGEMFTRPGKLSDRFPQPYANEQAARFANGGAYPPDLSLITKARHNGQNYVFALLTGYRDPPAGVSIRDGLHYNPYFPGGAIAMPKMLIDGAVEYEDGTPATEAQMGKDVVTFLSWAAEPEMEERKLMGFKWIFVLSLALLQAAYYRRLKWSIFKSRKLIVDVVN
- the LOC100261810 gene encoding cytochrome c1-2, heme protein, mitochondrial isoform X2, with the translated sequence MGFGRKIRIGGDGFSGINRFFSRLSRRRYDSEALPAPPLLILKQDQNGPGVAGIKSLRVLALLGAGVSGLLSFATIASSDEAEHGLACPNYPWPHSGILSSYDHASIRRGHQVYQQVCASCHSMSLISFRDLVGVAYTEEETKAMAAEIEVDDGPNDEGEMFTRPGKLSDRFPQPYANEQAARFANGGAYPPDLSLITKARHNGQNYVFALLTGYRDPPAGVSIRDGLHYNPYFPGGAIAMPKMLIDGAVEYEDGTPATEAQMGKDVVTFLSWAAEPEMEERKLMGFKWIFVLSLALLQAAYYRRLKWSIFKSRKLIVDVVN